One stretch of Arachis hypogaea cultivar Tifrunner chromosome 20, arahy.Tifrunner.gnm2.J5K5, whole genome shotgun sequence DNA includes these proteins:
- the LOC112783662 gene encoding uncharacterized protein — MALPSTITKLNHTILTPSNLLHSNVDPKTVTFQACNQQERLYHSMVDGVGHNFFYVYEALFTKLRLRLPFTPFQVAILKKINAAPTQLHPHAWIFVRSFELLCQSHGMDPIVSVFFYFFEVKIRNREWVHVVKRGRRPRILELGQWHIGDIFRSRFFRVEGSKIEGSVPFFLDENTGKEIFPLHWQQHLKSPSSPKYLRPSETKLVKQLSLLKSPKMCGAMIRSTVATPRSPEPRLDNYSVQAGHDECREEEEENKECLEDDEEEEEEVEEEKEEEEEEEEEEEEEEEEEEGEEEDDQVSSSRKMKLKREALFEPGADRDVEKKKQKVSVESSGASPRRERSIEQVLMESEEENKREGLRSFQGKGTVASLWDDRFNFDGHLRQHLFFYSDQDQLRRAGDSSVAQFVKANAFRIATAADFMESEIEKSRNEVHRLLSELAEEKNARLRAEEQLQEAKAAREKAERELVRSKKDADCTEAFLLQKWNKSMKVSFQNAVDQVRYFFPDLNLDSVELDHRKVVKEGQLVEPHSA; from the exons ATGGCGTTGCCGTCCACCATCACAAAACTCAACCACACTATTCTTACCCCTTCCAACCTCCTCCACTCCAACGTTGACCCCAAAACCGTAACATTCCAAGCATGTAATCAACAGGAACGTCTTTACCACTCAATGGTCGACGGCGTCGGACACAACTTCTTCTACGTCTATGAAGCACTCTTCACAAAACTAAGGCTACGCTTACCTTTCACCCCTTTTCAAGTTGCTATTCTCAAGAAGATCAATGCAGCACCCACACAACTCCATCCTCACGCTTGGATATTCGTCAGAAGCTTCGAGCTTCTCTGTCAATCTCACGGTATGGATCCTATCGTCTccgttttcttctacttttttgAGGTGAAGATTAGGAACAGAGAATGGGTTCACGTTGTCAAGCGCGGGCGTCGTCCAAGAATCCTTGAGTTAGGTCAGTGGCACATCGGCGATATCTTCAGAAGCCGTTTCTTCCGGGTTGAGGGAAGCAAAATTGAGGGTTCAGTTCCCTTCTTCCTCGATGAGAACACCGGCAAGGAGATCTTCCCTCTGCATTGGCAACAGCACCTTAAATCTCCAAGTTCCCCCAAATATTTGAGACCCTCCGAGACAAAATTGGTAAAACAACTCTCTCTCCTCAAATCGCCTAAGATGTGTGGTGCTATGATTAGAAGTACTGTTGCCACACCCCGTAGCC CTGAGCCAAGATTAGATAACTATTCAGTGCAAGCGGGGCATGATGaatgcagagaagaagaagaagaaaacaaggagTGCCTTGAGGAtgacgaagaagaagaggaagaggtggaggaagaaaaggaagaagaagaagaagaagaagaagaagaagaagaagaagaagaagaagaagaaggagaagaagaagatgatcaagTATCGTCTTCTAGAAAGATGAAACTGAAGAGGGAAGCGCTGTTCGAACCCGGTGCCGATAGAGACGTggaaaagaagaagcaaaaggtTTCGGTGGAAAGCAGTGGTGCTTCTCCGCGCCGGGAAAGGAGTATAGAGCAAGTGTTGATGGAGAGCGAGGAGGAGAACAAAAGAGAGGGATTGCGTAGTTTTCAAGGCAAGGGAACAGTTGCTTCACTGTGGGATGATCGATTCAATTTCGACGGTCATCTGCGCCAACACTTATTCTTTTACAGCGACCAGGACCAGCTCCGCCGCGCCGGTGACTCCTCCGTTGCCCAGTTTGTGAAGGCCAACGCCTTCCGGATCGCGACAGCGGCTGATTTCATGGAATCAGAGATTGAAAAGAGTCGCAATGAGGTGCATCGTCTCTTATCGGAGCTGGCGGAGGAGAAGAATGCAAGACTTAGAGCAGAGGAGCAGTTGCAGGAAGCAAAGGCTGCTCGCGAGAAGGCGGAGAGGGAGCTTGTAAGATCAAAGAAAGATGCTGATTGCACAGAAGCATTTCTTCTTCAGAAATGGAACAAATCGATGAAGGTATCGTTTCAGAACGCTGTTGATCAAGTTCGGTACTTTTTCCCAGATCTGAATCTCGATTCTGTTGAGTTGGATCATCGCAAAGTTGTAAAGGAAGGTCAGTTGGTGGAACCTCACTCAGCATAa